One genomic region from Haloarcula taiwanensis encodes:
- a CDS encoding 50S ribosomal protein L37e — translation MTGAGTPSQGKKNTTTHTKCRRCGEKSYHTKKKVCSSCGFGKSAKRRDYEWQSKAGE, via the coding sequence ATGACTGGCGCAGGAACTCCGAGTCAGGGCAAGAAAAACACCACGACACACACGAAGTGCCGACGGTGTGGTGAAAAGTCGTATCACACGAAAAAGAAGGTCTGCTCGTCGTGCGGTTTCGGCAAGTCGGCCAAGCGACGTGACTACGAGTGGCAGTCGAAAGCGGGCGAATAA
- a CDS encoding GNAT family N-acetyltransferase, with translation MPGPSFLATDRTALRSPERDDLDWIQRVFHDEKVWGLGTYARPPTTDQMESYYEETLSDEDSVHLLVCIDPDGSPGRVEDRTEPVGLVAMTDHDPERGTAELAYWLDPDAWGQGYATEAAGRLVQYGFDQRALRKWSAKIVGGNDRSVAVVDRLGFSKEGTHRAEWYLDGAWRDMLWFGLLRAER, from the coding sequence ATGCCAGGGCCGTCCTTCCTCGCAACTGACCGAACTGCCCTCCGGTCCCCGGAGCGGGATGACCTCGACTGGATACAGCGCGTGTTTCACGACGAGAAGGTCTGGGGGCTGGGGACGTACGCCCGCCCACCGACCACCGACCAGATGGAGTCCTACTACGAGGAGACGCTGTCCGACGAGGACTCGGTCCATCTACTGGTCTGTATCGACCCGGACGGAAGTCCCGGACGGGTCGAGGACCGAACCGAGCCGGTCGGACTCGTCGCCATGACCGACCACGACCCAGAGCGGGGCACAGCCGAACTGGCCTACTGGCTCGACCCGGATGCCTGGGGCCAGGGGTACGCCACCGAGGCAGCGGGCAGACTGGTCCAGTATGGCTTCGACCAGCGAGCGCTCCGGAAGTGGTCGGCGAAGATTGTTGGCGGGAACGACCGTTCCGTCGCAGTGGTCGACCGACTGGGATTCAGCAAAGAAGGCACGCACCGGGCGGAGTGGTATCTCGACGGCGCGTGGCGAGACATGTTGTGGTTCGGCCTGCTCAGAGCGGAGCGCTAG
- a CDS encoding DoxX family protein, giving the protein MSYQAANPLADEFEFELGGAWTAYWLAFLRVVTGWWFFHAGVTKLIENGLAYTYGPTYLKQMTGTALGPIPVLMGEHLGWFIQAMVPLGETLIGLGLMVGALVRLASVFGVFFMALFWIGNASFGHGLVNSDFMGLLLFMTMIVLATGRYYGLDAIIERTKLVKRNPKLRYLLG; this is encoded by the coding sequence ATGTCCTATCAAGCGGCGAACCCCTTGGCAGACGAGTTCGAGTTCGAGCTCGGCGGGGCGTGGACCGCGTACTGGCTAGCGTTCCTGCGTGTCGTGACCGGCTGGTGGTTCTTCCACGCAGGCGTGACAAAGCTCATCGAGAACGGGCTGGCCTACACCTACGGGCCGACGTATCTCAAGCAGATGACTGGCACGGCACTCGGTCCGATCCCCGTGCTGATGGGCGAACACCTAGGCTGGTTCATTCAGGCGATGGTCCCGCTGGGCGAGACGCTCATTGGGCTCGGACTGATGGTCGGCGCGCTGGTCAGGCTCGCCTCCGTGTTCGGGGTCTTCTTCATGGCCCTGTTCTGGATCGGCAACGCGAGCTTCGGCCACGGGCTGGTCAACAGCGACTTCATGGGTCTGCTGCTGTTCATGACGATGATCGTGCTGGCGACTGGTCGCTACTACGGCCTTGACGCGATCATCGAGAGGACCAAACTGGTCAAACGAAACCCGAAACTGAGGTACCTGCTCGGTTAA
- a CDS encoding alpha/beta hydrolase translates to MERVSHHGRVTAYRQTQPAGGGPTALYVHGSGATHRVWGRQYAPSGPTHPAVALDMSGHGESDDIDTAAGTTTLDAYADDVVAVGRETDADVLVGNSLGGAIAQWVALERDWAPEAIVLLGTGPELPVFEGLQEWLADDWDRAVEFLHERDRLFHDIDHAAVSRSREQMEAVGQAVTRRDFMTCHGFDVRDRLGEIDVPVLAVCGEHDKLTPRAYHETLASEIPDGEVSFVPDAAHLAMVERAEVFNDTLTEFIEEAV, encoded by the coding sequence ATGGAACGGGTCAGTCACCACGGGCGAGTCACGGCGTACAGACAGACACAGCCTGCTGGGGGAGGACCGACAGCGCTGTATGTCCACGGTAGCGGCGCGACACACCGAGTGTGGGGTCGCCAGTACGCCCCGTCCGGGCCAACCCACCCCGCTGTCGCGCTTGACATGTCAGGTCACGGAGAGTCGGACGATATCGACACCGCGGCCGGGACCACGACACTCGACGCCTACGCGGACGACGTAGTCGCTGTGGGGCGGGAGACAGACGCGGACGTGCTGGTCGGGAACTCGCTTGGCGGTGCCATTGCACAGTGGGTCGCGCTGGAGCGAGACTGGGCGCCCGAAGCGATTGTGTTGCTTGGGACCGGCCCCGAACTTCCGGTGTTCGAAGGGCTGCAAGAATGGCTTGCGGACGACTGGGACCGTGCTGTCGAGTTCCTGCACGAACGGGACCGCCTGTTCCACGACATCGATCACGCGGCCGTGTCGCGCTCACGCGAGCAGATGGAGGCAGTCGGGCAGGCAGTGACCCGCCGCGACTTCATGACCTGTCATGGCTTCGACGTGCGGGACCGACTGGGCGAGATTGATGTGCCCGTGCTGGCTGTCTGTGGCGAACACGACAAACTGACCCCACGAGCGTATCACGAGACGCTGGCCAGCGAGATCCCCGACGGCGAGGTGTCGTTCGTTCCCGACGCTGCCCACCTGGCGATGGTCGAACGAGCCGAGGTCTTCAACGACACTCTGACGGAGTTCATCGAGGAGGCGGTCTGA
- a CDS encoding CDP-diacylglycerol--serine O-phosphatidyltransferase: MGFEVRRRLSVADTVTLFNAVVGFVAGAIAFTDPHLAARLILLAVIADAIDGIVARNGDSSAVGPLLDSVTDVVSFGATPSLFLYVLLTDAYGGIEGAHPAVFVGLALLASAYVVCSIVRTAFYSTYFDSPDQRPGMPNTLGSIIIATAYLSGITNPLVLSIGALALSLAMIAPFDYPKPGPKHAIPMGVVQAVAVVAPAALFRAGPRAMLAIALLFFALGPWVYPGE; this comes from the coding sequence ATGGGCTTCGAGGTACGCCGACGACTCAGTGTCGCCGACACGGTGACGTTGTTTAACGCCGTCGTCGGGTTTGTCGCCGGAGCCATCGCCTTTACCGACCCGCATCTGGCCGCTCGCCTCATTCTGCTGGCGGTCATCGCCGACGCAATCGACGGCATCGTCGCCCGGAACGGCGACAGTTCGGCGGTCGGCCCGCTGCTCGACTCGGTGACCGATGTAGTTTCGTTCGGTGCGACGCCGAGTCTCTTTCTGTACGTGCTGTTGACAGACGCCTACGGCGGTATCGAAGGTGCACACCCGGCCGTGTTCGTCGGTCTCGCGTTGCTCGCCTCCGCGTACGTTGTCTGTTCCATCGTCAGGACGGCGTTCTACTCGACGTACTTCGATTCTCCCGACCAGCGGCCGGGTATGCCGAACACGCTCGGGAGTATCATCATCGCGACGGCGTATCTGAGCGGTATCACGAACCCGCTCGTGTTGAGTATCGGCGCGCTCGCGCTCTCGCTTGCGATGATCGCGCCCTTTGACTACCCGAAGCCGGGACCAAAACACGCCATCCCGATGGGTGTCGTGCAGGCGGTCGCCGTCGTTGCGCCGGCGGCACTGTTCCGGGCCGGACCACGGGCGATGCTCGCCATCGCGCTGCTGTTTTTCGCGCTCGGTCCGTGGGTTTACCCCGGCGAGTAA
- a CDS encoding RNA-splicing ligase RtcB: MVLELTGEHTTARVMVDDESLVESGCREQIETLIDHPAFTEPVRIMPDTHWGAGAPIGFTMPLGDRVVPNIVGVDVGCGMAATNLGPDLPLEDAERERRVREAVPMGRNVHDYDDAVHLVEEFPFERANRVFEQFDAAYAERFGEHIDPVEFDFDGYDEEYFESLCDRVLADQRQGMGYIIKSAGTLGGGNHFIEFGQARESGDYWLVIHSGSRYLGKSVAEYWQSTATDRRTIGEIREQIPEEYVEYLKFDPDTVESRDLYAWVTGGMGESYIRKERLRRELDGSEIEDAFDALGQVQDAIHSSDDEDRNTDLDWLEGREAHGYLVDMLFAQQYARWNRDLMSDAVCDALGIDPVDRFQSIHNYIDFRDLTIRKGATPARDGQRLLVPFNMADGSIIARGKGNDEYHQTAPHGAGRVMSRRQAHSEVDMDEFAAAMDGIYSESVIEGVRDEAPMAYKDADAILSAIQPTAEVVEYVDAVHNLKATE; the protein is encoded by the coding sequence ATGGTACTCGAACTGACGGGCGAACACACCACGGCGCGGGTGATGGTCGACGACGAATCGCTCGTCGAGAGCGGGTGTCGAGAGCAGATCGAGACGCTCATCGACCACCCGGCGTTCACCGAACCGGTGCGGATCATGCCGGACACGCACTGGGGAGCCGGCGCACCTATCGGCTTCACCATGCCGCTGGGCGACCGTGTCGTCCCGAACATCGTGGGCGTCGACGTCGGCTGTGGAATGGCCGCGACAAACCTCGGACCGGACCTCCCGCTGGAAGACGCCGAGCGCGAGCGACGCGTCCGCGAGGCGGTCCCGATGGGGCGAAACGTTCACGACTACGACGACGCCGTCCACCTCGTCGAGGAGTTCCCGTTCGAGCGGGCTAACCGCGTCTTCGAGCAGTTCGACGCAGCCTACGCGGAGCGGTTCGGCGAACACATCGACCCTGTGGAGTTCGACTTCGACGGCTACGACGAGGAGTACTTCGAGTCGCTGTGTGACCGCGTGCTGGCAGACCAGCGCCAGGGCATGGGGTATATCATCAAGAGCGCGGGGACGCTGGGCGGCGGGAATCACTTTATCGAGTTCGGACAGGCACGCGAATCGGGCGACTACTGGCTGGTCATCCACAGTGGCTCCCGCTACCTCGGCAAGTCCGTCGCCGAATACTGGCAGTCGACGGCGACGGACCGCCGGACCATCGGCGAGATCCGCGAGCAGATTCCCGAGGAGTACGTCGAGTACCTGAAGTTCGACCCGGACACCGTCGAATCCCGGGACCTCTACGCCTGGGTCACCGGCGGCATGGGCGAGTCATACATCCGGAAAGAGCGGCTACGCCGGGAACTCGACGGCTCCGAGATCGAAGACGCCTTCGACGCGCTGGGACAGGTGCAGGACGCCATCCACAGCAGCGACGACGAGGACCGCAACACGGACCTCGATTGGCTCGAAGGCCGTGAGGCCCACGGCTACCTCGTCGATATGCTGTTCGCCCAGCAATATGCCCGCTGGAACCGCGACCTGATGAGCGACGCCGTCTGTGACGCGCTGGGTATCGACCCCGTCGACCGCTTTCAGTCGATTCACAACTACATCGACTTCCGCGACCTCACCATCCGCAAGGGGGCGACCCCGGCCCGCGACGGCCAGCGGCTGCTGGTCCCGTTCAACATGGCCGACGGGTCGATTATCGCACGAGGGAAGGGTAACGACGAGTACCACCAGACAGCACCACACGGCGCGGGTCGCGTGATGAGCCGTCGGCAGGCCCACAGCGAGGTCGACATGGACGAGTTCGCCGCGGCGATGGACGGCATCTACTCGGAGTCCGTCATCGAAGGCGTCCGGGACGAAGCGCCGATGGCGTACAAGGACGCCGACGCGATTCTCTCGGCCATCCAACCGACTGCCGAGGTGGTCGAGTACGTTGACGCTGTCCACAACCTGAAGGCGACAGAGTAA
- a CDS encoding TrmB family transcriptional regulator, translated as MVSIDLNNSQRTMLTTLVNRYQQTGEAVTGETIAEEIDRNPGTVRNQMQSLTSLGLVEGIPGPTGGYKPTSEAFDAIDRQQIDEAESVVVAHDYERVDVTVEEINFTNVHDPEKCRARFHLQSSVQDFSEGQAVILGPTPISKLVVAGTVVAVDESNSEILLDVAKIEAPVEEPEK; from the coding sequence ATGGTTAGCATCGATCTGAACAACAGCCAGCGAACGATGCTTACGACGCTGGTAAACAGGTATCAACAGACCGGTGAGGCGGTCACCGGTGAGACAATCGCCGAGGAGATCGACCGGAACCCCGGAACAGTACGAAACCAGATGCAGAGCCTGACCTCGCTGGGGCTTGTCGAAGGTATTCCCGGCCCGACAGGCGGATACAAGCCGACCTCCGAGGCCTTCGACGCAATCGACCGCCAGCAGATCGACGAGGCCGAGAGCGTCGTCGTCGCTCACGACTACGAACGGGTCGACGTCACTGTCGAGGAAATCAACTTTACGAACGTCCACGACCCGGAGAAGTGCCGCGCCCGGTTCCACCTCCAGAGTTCGGTACAGGACTTCAGCGAAGGCCAGGCAGTCATTCTCGGCCCGACGCCGATCTCAAAGCTCGTCGTCGCCGGGACGGTTGTCGCTGTCGACGAATCGAACAGCGAAATCCTCCTCGACGTCGCGAAAATCGAAGCGCCTGTCGAAGAGCCGGAGAAATAA
- a CDS encoding amidophosphoribosyltransferase has protein sequence MHEKCGVVGISLEDRDAARPLYYSLYALQHRGQESAGIVTHDGFQQYSHVEMGLVGDAFDPGDLEALNGSNGIGHVRYPTAGSVNACCAQPFSVSFKSGSLGLSHNGNLVNADEIGDELADLGHAFTSDGDTEVIAHDLARNLLEEDLVRAVKRTMNRIHGSYSLTIMHDETVLGVRDPQGNRPLCIGELEDGYVLASESAAIDTLDGELIRDVKPGELVVLHADGTGYDTYQLIQPENTAHCFFEHVYFARPDSTIDENLVYEVRRELGRKLWEESGVESDVVLPVPDSGRAFASGYAEAAQDDGSDIEFAEGLMKNRYVGRTFIMPTQDERERAVRLKLNPIKSTIEGKSVTIIDDSIVRGTTSTQLIQLLKDAGAEEVHVRIGAPPIVAPCYMGIDMASRDELIAGNQSVDEIRSEIEADSLSYLSIDAIAETLDKSQTDLCLGCVTGEYPYDIEGEATDRDVARPDIGTQSRPADD, from the coding sequence ATGCACGAGAAGTGCGGCGTTGTTGGCATCTCTTTGGAGGACCGTGACGCCGCCCGACCGCTTTACTACTCCTTGTACGCGCTCCAGCACCGCGGCCAGGAATCGGCTGGCATCGTCACCCACGACGGGTTCCAGCAGTACAGCCACGTCGAAATGGGACTCGTTGGTGACGCCTTCGATCCCGGCGATCTGGAGGCGCTCAACGGCTCGAACGGGATCGGCCACGTCCGATACCCGACTGCCGGGAGCGTCAACGCCTGCTGTGCCCAGCCGTTCTCCGTTTCGTTCAAGTCGGGGTCGCTGGGCCTCTCGCACAACGGGAACCTCGTCAACGCCGACGAAATCGGCGACGAACTGGCCGACCTCGGCCACGCCTTCACGTCCGACGGCGACACCGAGGTCATCGCCCACGACCTCGCGCGTAATCTCTTGGAGGAGGACCTGGTCCGGGCCGTCAAGCGGACGATGAACCGTATCCACGGGTCGTACTCACTGACCATCATGCACGACGAGACGGTGCTCGGTGTGCGCGACCCGCAGGGCAACCGGCCGCTGTGTATCGGCGAACTCGAGGACGGCTACGTCCTCGCCTCCGAGTCGGCCGCCATCGACACGCTCGACGGCGAACTGATCCGGGATGTCAAGCCCGGCGAGCTCGTCGTCCTGCACGCCGACGGGACCGGCTACGACACTTACCAGCTAATCCAGCCCGAGAACACGGCCCACTGTTTCTTCGAACACGTCTACTTCGCGCGACCGGACTCGACCATCGACGAGAACCTCGTTTACGAGGTCCGGCGCGAACTAGGCCGGAAACTCTGGGAAGAGTCCGGCGTCGAATCGGACGTGGTGTTGCCGGTGCCTGACTCCGGACGTGCGTTCGCCTCCGGATACGCCGAAGCCGCACAGGACGACGGTTCGGACATCGAATTCGCTGAAGGGCTGATGAAAAACCGGTACGTCGGCCGCACGTTCATCATGCCGACCCAGGACGAGCGCGAGCGGGCCGTCCGGCTGAAGCTCAACCCCATCAAGTCGACTATCGAGGGCAAAAGCGTCACCATCATCGACGACTCTATCGTCCGCGGGACCACCTCGACGCAACTGATCCAATTGCTGAAAGACGCCGGGGCCGAGGAGGTCCACGTCCGAATCGGAGCGCCGCCCATCGTCGCGCCCTGTTACATGGGCATCGACATGGCCTCACGGGACGAACTCATCGCCGGGAACCAGTCCGTCGACGAGATCCGCAGCGAAATCGAGGCGGACTCGCTGTCGTATCTCTCCATCGACGCCATCGCAGAGACGCTTGACAAGAGCCAAACTGACCTCTGTCTCGGCTGTGTCACCGGCGAATACCCCTACGACATCGAGGGCGAGGCGACGGACCGCGACGTTGCCCGCCCCGATATCGGGACGCAATCGAGGCCGGCTGACGACTAG
- a CDS encoding Like-Sm ribonucleoprotein core yields MSGRPLDVLEASLGETVTVQLKGGELFEGELTGYDQHMNLVVEDEDTTIIRGDNVVSITP; encoded by the coding sequence ATGAGTGGACGACCGCTGGATGTACTCGAAGCGTCCCTCGGTGAGACAGTCACCGTACAGCTGAAGGGTGGCGAGCTGTTCGAGGGGGAACTCACCGGCTACGACCAACACATGAACCTCGTCGTTGAGGATGAAGACACAACGATTATACGCGGCGATAACGTCGTCTCAATTACTCCATGA
- a CDS encoding AAA family ATPase, producing MRLTVKPLKQKDAGRGLAAIDRAAMDELDLENGDYIVLEGKQDSRAVARVWPGYPEDEAKGIVRIDGQLRQEANVGIDDHVNIEKADVNPATSVTVALPQNLRVRGNVGPMIRNNLSGQAVTQGQTVPVSFGLGPLSSMSGQKIPLKIAETEPSGTVVVTDSTDIQVSEMPAEQVHSGEGAPEASDTPDVTYEDIGGLDRELEQVREMIELPMRHPELFQQLGIEPPKGVLLHGPPGTGKTLMAKAVANEIDAYFTTISGPEIMSKYYGESEEQLREVFDEASENSPAIVFIDEIDSIAPKRGETQGDVERRVVAQLLSLMDGLEERGQVIVIGATNRVDAIDPALRRGGRFDREIEIGVPDKEGRKEILQVHTRGMPLSEEINIENYAENTHGFVGADLASLTKESAMNALRRIRPELDLESDEIDAEVLERLEISDKDFREAMKGIEPSALREVFVEVPDVTWDSVGGLEDTKERLRETIQWPLEYEDVFESMDLEAAKGVLMYGPPGTGKTLLAKAVANEAQSNFISVKGPELLNKFVGESEKGVREVFSKARENAPTVVFFDEIDSIASERGGGTTDSGVGERVVSQLLTELDGIEDMENVVVVATTNRPDLIDDALLRPGRLDRHVHVPVPDEDARRAIFQVHTRNKPLADGVDLDELARRTDGYVGADIEAVAREASMAATREFINSVDPEEIGDSVSNVRVTMDHFEHALEEVGPSVTEETRERYDEIEQRFDRAEPGVTDESTASRTFQ from the coding sequence ATGAGACTTACTGTCAAACCACTCAAACAGAAAGACGCCGGCCGAGGCCTCGCGGCTATCGACCGCGCCGCGATGGACGAACTCGACCTCGAGAACGGCGATTACATCGTTCTCGAGGGGAAACAGGACAGCCGCGCGGTCGCCCGCGTCTGGCCCGGCTACCCCGAGGACGAGGCGAAGGGTATCGTCCGTATCGACGGGCAGCTCCGGCAGGAAGCCAACGTCGGTATTGACGACCACGTAAACATCGAGAAAGCCGATGTCAACCCCGCGACCTCGGTCACCGTCGCGCTACCCCAGAACCTCCGGGTCCGGGGCAACGTCGGGCCGATGATTCGCAACAACCTCAGCGGGCAGGCCGTCACGCAGGGCCAGACCGTCCCGGTGAGCTTCGGCCTCGGCCCGCTCTCCTCGATGTCCGGACAGAAGATTCCCCTGAAAATCGCGGAGACCGAACCCTCCGGCACGGTCGTCGTGACCGACTCCACGGACATCCAGGTCAGCGAGATGCCCGCCGAGCAGGTCCACAGCGGCGAGGGCGCGCCCGAAGCGAGCGACACGCCCGACGTGACCTACGAGGACATCGGCGGTCTCGACCGCGAGCTCGAACAGGTCCGGGAGATGATCGAGCTGCCGATGCGCCACCCCGAGCTGTTCCAGCAGCTCGGCATCGAGCCGCCGAAGGGCGTCCTCTTGCACGGCCCGCCCGGTACCGGGAAGACGCTGATGGCCAAGGCCGTCGCCAACGAAATTGACGCGTACTTCACCACCATCTCCGGCCCGGAGATCATGTCGAAGTACTACGGCGAGAGTGAGGAGCAGCTCCGCGAGGTGTTCGACGAGGCCTCCGAGAACTCCCCCGCCATCGTCTTCATCGACGAAATCGACTCCATCGCGCCCAAGCGCGGCGAGACCCAGGGCGACGTGGAACGCCGCGTGGTCGCCCAGCTACTCTCGCTGATGGACGGGCTCGAAGAGCGCGGACAGGTCATCGTTATCGGCGCGACGAACCGCGTCGACGCTATCGACCCGGCGCTGCGCCGCGGCGGCCGCTTCGACCGCGAAATCGAAATCGGCGTCCCGGACAAGGAGGGCCGCAAGGAAATCCTGCAGGTCCACACCCGCGGGATGCCCCTCTCCGAGGAAATCAACATCGAAAACTACGCCGAGAACACCCACGGCTTCGTCGGCGCTGACCTCGCCTCCCTCACCAAAGAGAGTGCGATGAACGCCCTCCGGCGCATCCGCCCGGAACTCGACCTCGAATCCGACGAGATTGACGCCGAGGTGCTGGAACGGCTGGAAATAAGCGACAAGGACTTCCGCGAGGCGATGAAGGGCATCGAGCCCTCCGCGCTCCGGGAGGTCTTCGTCGAAGTCCCTGATGTCACCTGGGACTCCGTCGGCGGCCTCGAAGACACCAAGGAACGACTCCGGGAGACTATCCAGTGGCCGCTCGAGTACGAAGACGTGTTCGAGTCGATGGATCTGGAAGCCGCCAAGGGCGTGCTGATGTACGGCCCGCCCGGCACCGGGAAGACCCTCCTCGCGAAGGCAGTCGCCAACGAGGCCCAGTCGAACTTCATCTCCGTGAAGGGGCCGGAGCTGCTGAACAAGTTCGTCGGCGAGTCCGAGAAGGGCGTCCGCGAAGTGTTCAGCAAGGCCCGCGAGAACGCCCCGACCGTGGTGTTCTTCGACGAAATCGACTCCATCGCCAGCGAACGGGGCGGCGGCACGACCGACTCCGGCGTCGGCGAACGCGTCGTCTCCCAGCTGCTGACGGAACTGGACGGCATCGAGGACATGGAGAACGTCGTGGTCGTCGCGACCACGAACCGCCCGGACCTCATCGACGACGCGCTCCTGCGCCCCGGTCGGCTGGACCGGCACGTCCACGTGCCCGTCCCCGACGAGGACGCCCGGCGCGCCATCTTCCAGGTCCACACCCGGAACAAGCCCCTGGCCGACGGCGTCGACCTCGACGAACTGGCCCGCCGCACGGACGGCTACGTCGGCGCGGACATCGAAGCGGTCGCCCGCGAAGCGTCGATGGCCGCGACCCGGGAGTTCATCAACAGCGTGGACCCCGAGGAAATCGGTGACAGCGTCAGCAACGTCCGCGTGACAATGGACCACTTCGAGCACGCGCTTGAGGAGGTCGGCCCCAGCGTCACCGAGGAGACCCGCGAGCGCTACGACGAGATCGAACAGCGCTTCGACCGGGCCGAACCCGGCGTCACCGACGAGAGCACGGCCAGCCGCACCTTCCAATAG
- a CDS encoding endoglucanase produces MDTRRREFLESLLTTPGPSGYEADSQRVWLDYVSEFADEVRTDDYGNAVAKVEGGDTTVALAGHGDEIGFIVRDFTDDGFVKLGRIGGSDKTVSRGQHVTIHTADGPVSGVVGQTAIHLRDSDDDSVPEIAEQHVDVGAADGDEVESLVDRGDPVTFVQTLSELENGRLAARGMDNRIGIWAAAEGLRRAAESDVDATVYAVSTVQEEVGVQGAKMVGFDLAPDVAIAADVTHATDAPGSPGKAATGVELGEGPVVARGSANHPVAVDALRETGKEEDIDIQLQATGIRTGTDADAFYTSRGGIPSVNVGLPNRYMHTPVEVIDPDDLDALADLLAGFAVRAADRAPFSVEV; encoded by the coding sequence ATGGACACACGACGACGAGAGTTTCTCGAATCCCTTCTGACAACGCCCGGTCCGTCTGGATACGAGGCCGACAGCCAGCGGGTGTGGCTCGACTACGTCAGCGAGTTCGCCGACGAGGTTCGAACGGACGACTACGGGAACGCTGTCGCGAAAGTCGAGGGCGGCGACACGACCGTCGCGCTCGCGGGCCACGGGGACGAGATCGGCTTCATTGTTCGGGACTTCACCGACGACGGGTTCGTCAAACTGGGCCGCATCGGCGGCTCAGACAAGACTGTCTCGCGCGGGCAACACGTCACCATTCACACGGCCGACGGTCCCGTCTCGGGCGTCGTCGGACAGACCGCGATTCACCTCCGGGACTCGGATGACGACTCCGTGCCGGAGATCGCCGAACAGCACGTGGACGTGGGTGCAGCGGACGGCGACGAAGTGGAATCGCTCGTCGACCGTGGCGACCCGGTGACGTTCGTCCAGACGCTGAGCGAACTGGAGAACGGCCGGCTGGCGGCCCGGGGGATGGACAACCGCATCGGTATCTGGGCGGCCGCTGAGGGCCTTCGCCGTGCGGCAGAGTCGGATGTGGACGCGACGGTTTACGCGGTCTCGACAGTACAAGAGGAGGTCGGCGTGCAGGGTGCAAAGATGGTCGGGTTCGACCTCGCGCCTGACGTTGCCATCGCCGCTGACGTGACTCACGCGACGGACGCACCGGGCTCGCCCGGCAAGGCCGCGACGGGTGTGGAACTCGGCGAAGGACCGGTCGTCGCTCGCGGGAGCGCGAACCATCCGGTCGCGGTCGACGCACTCCGGGAGACCGGTAAAGAGGAGGACATCGACATTCAGTTGCAGGCGACGGGCATCCGGACCGGGACCGACGCGGACGCCTTCTACACCTCGCGGGGTGGAATTCCGTCGGTCAACGTCGGCCTGCCGAACCGCTATATGCACACGCCGGTCGAGGTTATCGACCCCGACGACCTCGACGCGCTCGCGGACCTGCTGGCTGGTTTCGCCGTCCGAGCGGCCGACCGAGCGCCGTTTAGCGTCGAGGTCTAG